Below is a window of Arabidopsis thaliana chromosome 2, partial sequence DNA.
gttattttctatataattttgaatgtACTTGCAGCCGAAGAAATGTGATTAgttctttgtcttctcttaCCTATCCTTCTCCCACAACTGCAGATACTTGCTGAGGCTAAAAGAATCACAGAGATGCGATTGGCCGCACGTGTAAGTGTTGTCTTAAAATCAATATACTCACTCGTACTAACTAAAGAACAATGGATGAATTTTGCTTACCATGAAATTTGCTTACCTTAGACGCATATCTGAACTTTATCTTTATCATCTTGTTTCTGGCTGTCCAGCGTGCAGAAGAACCTGATGTGTCTGCGAATGAGAACGCCGGTCTTGATAAAGCTGATGGGGTTGTTCCAGGGCGTAGTGTATCTCCAACATCCAATTCTCAACTTCCTGCTACTGCTGTGGCTCCATCAACACTAACTATGGCAGATTATGCCTCTACCCTTGCTTCTCTGCGCATGGTGAGTGAAGTGTCTctcccttcttctctttccctttTCTACTTGGTTATCCAGTTTATCTGATTATTTCTGGTGAATCTGTCAAATTTTCAGCTTCATGTATACTTGAGAACCTATGGACTTGAACAAATGGTCCAAGCTGCAAGCTCTGCTGTTGGTCTTCGAACGATCAAGCGGGTTGAGCAGACTCTGCAAGATCTCGGGGTTTGTCTTtgcttcttgttctgtttAACTCTTTCTATTTGTCTATCTCATTTGCTTATCTTTCCCcattgattgatgatgagaCTTAACTAATGTTATAAAAGGCACCCGTACTGAAGCTAGCTTTGAATGTGTTCTATGTAATTAGTTGGGATTTTGGTTCGGGTAGAGGCTAGTAGGTTCTTGTCAGTTTATTTGATTGTAGCCACTCTTAAGATTTACTAAATGGATTTTTTGAGTATATAGAGTTTTCTGTTTACAGGTTAATTTAAAGCCAAAGGTTCCTACCAAAACTGTATGCGATGAGCATCTTGAgctaagaaaagaaatattaacACTACTGAATCTTCAGAAGCAGGTAAACCATACAATACAAGTCTTATCTCACATAGATTCACAAATATACAgctatttgtttatttaactTGTTGCCAAAACATGGTGGGGTCGTAACTTCAGCTGCAATATAAGGAATCAGAAGGTTCATCACATCGTGAAGGGTCGTATGCCGCAATGCCAGACACTCCAAAGGTGAGCAACAAACTTTGTTTATTGGTTCTCGCTACAGTTTCATCTTCCTGTTGATCTctttaatttctatatatatttgatcagGATCGTGTTTTCGCACCGGACCCATTCAGTTTTGGAGGTACATTATTTCCTTATCTTGTTGGTTTCAGCATTGTATGCACTACTTAACCATCTCTAAGTtcattttgtgtgtttatttcaGCTGAAAGACCAATCAAGAAGGAACAAAAACGCAAGGTGGTGCACATCAGAGTTtgctcttctttatttttcgtACCAATTCCTCCGAAAATCCTTTGCATCTACATGTAAAACTTGaatcttaattaaaatatgtttggGAATCCTGCAGGGTCCTGGAAGACAAGCAGATACTCCTTCACCAGCTCATAAGCGTCCGAGAAAGTTGAAAGCCTCTGATCTCTAAAATCTCTCTACTCGGTGCATACTGACTCGCAATTTCATGTGTATGTATTTGCCTTTTTCCGGTGATTTCCGCAATGTTTTCAGTTCTTAAATTATTTCTGATCTCTAAAATCTCTCTACTTGTACTCAGACACCGCACTATCTTGTCAAGCCAAttagagaaattgagaaaatgttGCACATTATATTTATGACTAGTAAGAATTATTACATCTAAAGACATTTtcgaaaatgttaaattacaAATGGTTGATTGGtatgataaagaaaagaataaaaattaattagatagAAGAGAGAGTAAACTATCGAAATAAGAAACACAATATCAGGAGGTGGAAGGCGAGGAGACACATTCATAAGAATGTAGATAACAGGGAGCTTGAGGTGGgtagagacagagaagaagacagtTGACAACAATTGTTGAGTCTTGAAGGAGTCTCGCTACATAcatgtaaagaaaaacaaggatTACTACtttatttcttcaaacttATAGATTCTTCTATTGATAGGCAAAAATCTTAGCTTCAATGTGTTTATATGTATGCCAAAACTCCAACCAAAGAAAGAATGTCCATACTTTTTCTCTCAACTTAGCAATAAGTCCCATTATACAGTGGGATTTAAGATTACTGAAATTTTCAACACTTAGAAATCTTGAGTTTTTAGTATACTACCAATTAGaccaaaaaataactaaatttgttCCACATGTGACAGAGGTATACTAGTTATTATAATCAATATCATTATCAATATTAAGCACAACTACATTCGAATGACTAACAGAGATTCCTAcgaaaaaacaataatctgAAGCAATAGAAGTAAGAGAAGCAACTATACATTTGGAATCGAATAGCCGATATGGGAATCCGCCACAGATTCTGGAGAAGAATTTGCAGTTTGTCGGAGAGAGCTTTTGATTGAAGAAATCAGACAAAAGTTTTGGAGGAGAGATCTCGAACCGGAACAAAAAGTTTACATTAGTATTGAAATTAGAACTAATTTGCGGTTCGGTTTACACTGGgctaaagaggaaaaaaaaaaattcacgcGATGGTGATTTTGAAGACAACTGCGTTGATAAAAAAAGGCATGATTTCAAAAGGTGAACCCCTACAGAATTGCTCTCACGCTCTCAACGCGCACTTTGTGCGAGTAGATCTGAAATACAGCCTTGTGATTGGctaaaaaactctaaaaaaatagaaatagtaGACATGTTGCTAGCTTATGTTATTATTTAGCTTTTCTACAAAACGCCGTCGTTTTTTATTTCGATCGTTTCAGCTTTTGGCATTGATCCGAACCAATCGGTTCAACTGGCTAAGTCTATCCACAGGTTTGtataaaaaatctcatttgGTCATGAAATTAAGCactaaatttatattaattaatcatttaaTGCTTATAGACAAATTCTATTTCATATTTCTAACGAATCAGACCTAATTGTACGAAATAAATTATTGGTTCTGAAAATATCAATTGGGAAATTAAAACCCGGTTCAATTTGAAACCGGAAACAAGACTAGCTACGCCTGGAAACTCTCACACAGAGTCACAGGAGAAGCTCCCGCGTCTGCAAGGAACGGAtaaagtctctctctttctcactctctctcaatgaagaagaagatgctgaCGAGTCCCAGTAACGCACTTCACAGTAGTACTCCACAGTTCTGGCCAGTTCGCCGGAGCAGACTTTGCCGTTCCCGGAATTTCCCTCGTTTTCACTCCGGCGAACGCAGcagcggcggaggaggaaAATTGTGCTcgctctctcttctctccggAAGTGGCGCCAGTAAATTCAGTGTCAGAGCTCTAGTTAGGCCTGATGATACCGATGACGCTGACTCCGTCGGCGATGGGTCTCTGGCTTGTTCCTAACCACGTATCTGTCAAAATTCCATTCGGAAATAGAGAGGTAATTTCTTCATAAAGCTGTACCCTTTTGATTTCATTGGTTGTTTCATCTGGTCAAATTTGAATTCGGAGATGATTGGTAGGATTTGAGACCTTTCGCTCTATAGTAGAGAAGCAAAGCTCGCTGCTTTAGATGTATGTGTTGAACttgttttagcttcttcttaagtttttcatctttttctttctttttgtctacTGTGTAGATTTTAGTTGAGACTGGTCTCATGGGGAGACAAGCAAGTTCTGCAGTCACGGTGACAGATGGAGAAACTGTAAGTGTGCTGTTTCATTCAATTTCCAaaactttcaactttttttcttagttcCTCGAGTTTGTATTCTTCAGTTTAGCTTCTGTTACATGCTTATCTCTTAATCGGCTTTGTTTCATTATCTAATCTGTCTACTTGTCATTGTAGATTGTCTTCACATCCGTTTGTCTAGCTGATGTTCCGAGTGAGCCATCAGATTTTCTTCCCCTTTATGTTCACTATCAGGAGCGATTCTCAGCTGTAGGTCGAACTAGGTAAGcgtttttcaattttggagtCTCTTGCTGTAAGAAGACCATGTCATTGCCTAAATGATGATCTAAATGGACCTTCTTGTGGTACAGTGGTGGATTTTTTAAGCGAGAAGGGAGAACCAAAGATCACGAGGTATGTACTAATGCTGTTTTTGGTTTCGTCTATTTCGCCATCCTTCTTAACATGTTGATTTTTATGCAGGTTCTGATTTGTAGGTTACTTTTCTTTGCCTTCCTGCAGCCTCCTACATCACCGGACAGGAAGAGCTAAAAGCATGCTTAAATGATTGGAAATCCAATGGTTTAGTGGTGTCTGGTTTGGTTAGAGATCAGAGGGAGAAGTTGATTCAGGAAGTGTCTTCCACGTTCAGTGGCAAGCTCAACATTCTTGTAAGTTCCCTTCTCCTGCAAAATGCTTGTTAAAACTGACTCTAGTTTTTTCTCAGCATTGTGATCAGAATCGTCATTGATCTTGAAATAGTTTATTGCATTAGCTCTGCATCCTTATAAGTTTATTCAGAGAGACGGGAGTCGCCATTAGCTCAAGGATCAGGGAATAATATGGGTGGTTCTGTGATGAATGGTAATACTCCTCCATCACTAGACTGTCTTTTATCTCCAAAATCCAAATGGATCCTCTTAATTAATGATGAGTTTCTACATCATGAAAATTGATCATGTCATGGTGTTTCCAGCTAATGAATCTGTTTCACCTGTAACCTCTTCCCCGGTTATAACTTCAACACCGTTGGAACATACAGAGGCTGGAACTAAAGGAAAGACGGTCCCCAAGAAGACACTTCAGCCAATGGAAATGAATCAACTCGAGAGAAGGTATCACTTTAACATAAttgtcattatttttatttaactcTGAGATGgttcttctttgtgtttaaCACTAATATGCACAGATGCGTGAGAAGCATTATAGTGAAGATAACAGTCGTAAGAGGAAAAGAGGAGAACTGGAGCATAATTCGGACCTCAACGAGACTGGTATGTCTTAACTCTCATTCGACCTTCTGAAATTCATGATCAGCTTGCAATGTTACAAAGGCTGAGTTCCATTATACGAGTAATAAATATTACTATACTAAAGcaatttcattaattatctTGTTAATTTGTGCATGCGTTGATCTCCAGTGCTACCCTCTGATTGGACTCCCGATCCTGTGAAGAATTTtgctgctgatgatgatgatgaggaaaccaaagcaaaggaTGCAACAATGGTTCTGCCTTTTGTGAAGAAGTCACCGGTTTGGAAGATATATGAATCAATGGAGGTCTTCAAAAGAGTACCACAAAGTCCTCATTTCAGCCCATTGTttgaagcaaaagaagatttCCGTGAAGGTTTTGCTTTGGGTATGATGGTGACTTTTTCTGGGGTATTAGAAAAAGTAGAAGATCTGAAAACCGACGTTCCCATACGCCAACTAAATAGCCTTAAAGACTCATTTACCGAGCTAGAGAAGCATGGATTCACGGTCACAGCGCCTTTATCTCGGATCGCCAAGCTGTTAGCTCTCAAAGATAGACAACTAAAAATATTGGAGGAACTAAAAGTTTTCGACAAAGAGATGAAAGATGAATCTAGCAAAAAGCATAAAGCTGAGCAAGAGTTTGGTGAGATGGAACGCAAGATTCTTGAAGTGAAAAACAAGGTTCTGGAGCTGCAGAAGCAAGAAGCGGCTCTGGAAAAACAGAAGGATGCAACCTATGAAAAGATATGTAAAATGGAGTCACGTGCAAGAGATCTTGGTGTAGAGCTTGAAGATGTGGAGTGAGTTGGAGACAATTCTGTCAGCTCCCTGgtaagttaagaaaaaaaacaaaactataatgATCTATTCTGACTCAAAAGATTTATCTGAGTTCGTTGTTCGTTATAGGTTATGATGTTTAGCTTTTAATCTTGAAGCCATTAGCTTAacttcattttcctttttgtggatttcaggtgaaaaaacaaaacaaagaaggaaCAAAAGCGTAAAGGGTTTATAGGATCAAGATCAGAGTCAAGGAGAGAAGCTGACGTGGCAAAGACTTGTGAGTGATTAAGTCAAAGAGAGAAGCTGACGTggcaaagaaaaatgaagactgaataattaattaattaatatcagTGAGAgcagataaaaacaattaattaagaTGGGCTCGTTAATTTAGGCCCAATAGATTTCTTTGTAACTTTCATCGcgccaaaaaaatgaagaattattcattaatataaagtaattaattaaggaGTATGATATGACGACTTCTCAGATTCCTATGTAAAGCTAATCCATtttcagaaacagagtttGGGTTTCTCTCCGCTTTAGGGTTTTctgtggaagaagaaaaaggcgggggttttctctctctttgttctgaggtttttttttttttaatgtaatcaGAGTAACGACATTGGTAGTATCTGGGGATGGAGGAAACGATTAGGAAAGGTTCTGAAGTGGAAGTGTCTTCTACAGAAGAAGGTTTTGCAGATGCATGGTTCAGAGGTATCCTCCAAGAAAATCCTACCAAATCAGGTCGCAAAAAGCTCCGTGTTCGTTACTTGACTCTGTTAAACGACGACGCTTTGTCTCCTCTTATCGAGAACATTGAACCGAGGTTTATTCGACCGGTTCCGCCGGAGAATGAATACAACGGTATCGTTTTGGAGGAAGGAACGGTGGTTGATGCTGACCACAAAGACGGATGGTGGACCGGTGTCATTATTAAGAAATTGGAGAATGGCAAGTTTTGGGTTTATTATGATTCTCCACCTGACATTATTGAGTTCGAGAGAAACCAATTGAGACCTCATTTGCGCTGGTCCGGTTGGAAATGGCTCCGACCAGATATTCAGGTACGAGGTTGATGTAATCCAagttgggttttttttttccttaattttgttgctttgttactaaagattgaaacttttatcTGTTGCATGTTGTGATCCATTATTAAAtccgtttttttttcatgctTGGAGctgtctctgttttgttgCATGCTATGTTTTGATTGAAATGGTTAAAGGCTTGATCTTTGACTTTGATTCTTAGTGTAGACTTTGATGTTTCTGATTGTTTTCCTTGAAGGAATTGGATAAGTCCATGTTTAGCTCCGGGACAATGGCGGAAGTGAGTACTATTGTAGATAAAGCTGAAGTTGCGTGGTTCCCTGCtatgataattaaagagatTGAAGTGGATGGTGAGAAGAAATTCATCGTGAAGGACTGTAATAAACACTTGAGCTTTAGTGGTGATGAGGCGAGAACCAACAGTACCATTGATTCGTCCCGTGTTAGACCCACACCGCCTCCTTTTCCAGTTGAAAAGTACGAATTGATGGATCGTGTGGAGGTGTTTCGTGGTTCGGTATGGCGTCAAGGTTTGGTAAGAGGAGTTCTCGATCACAACTGTTACATGGTTTGTTTAGTGGTTACAAAGGAGGAACCAGTGGTTAAACACTCAGATCTTAGGCCTTGTAAAGTGTGGGAAGATGGGGTTTGGCAGGACGGACCAAAGGTATCATATTCAATAAtttcaatcaattttctttcggtttttgatttgttggtaTGATGAATTGAAGctgttgtgtgttttgtcCTTTTTTCAGCAAACCCCTGTGATAGAAACTCCTTCCAACGTCATGAAAACGAAGCCAATGCGCTCTTGTTCTGGTGCTAAGTCAATGACTCCTAAAAGGACCACAAAACATGCCAGAAGATCACTGAATCTTGAGAAAAGTGCAGAGACACTCACAAAAGCTGAAAGTAGAGCTGTGAGTTAGGCATTCACTAATTTCGTTTGCTTTTCTCATGTCTTTgaattaacaaattttgtttcctGCAAATAGGCCACTGGAGAATTGAGAAGTAAGAGGGCTAATGATGTTATTAATGATAATACTCCTCTGGTCATAACCCCACAAGTGAAACCAATAGGTAATTGTGATCTTGTTCAGCTCTTTGAGTTTAGTTTCTGCATCATGAAACTGATCTTTAAAGTCAATGTTTTCAGCCTCTGTTGAACCTGTAACCCCTTCCCGAGTCAGAACTGCAACACCgttgaaacaaacaaaggcTGATACTCAAGGAAAGTCTTCCCCCAAGAAGACACTTGAGCCAATGAGAGATGAAAATGGCTTAGAAAATTCAACTCGACAGAAGG
It encodes the following:
- the DUF5 gene encoding polyribonucleotide phosphorylase, putative (DOMAIN OF UNKNOWN FUNCTION 724 5) (DOMAIN OF UNKNOWN FUNCTION 724 5 (DUF5); FUNCTIONS IN: 3'-5'-exoribonuclease activity, oxidoreductase activity, RNA binding; INVOLVED IN: metabolic process, RNA processing; LOCATED IN: nucleus; EXPRESSED IN: 8 plant structures; EXPRESSED DURING: lateral root emergence; CONTAINS InterPro DOMAIN/s: Ribosomal protein S5 domain 2-type fold (InterPro:IPR020568), Protein of unknown function DUF724 (InterPro:IPR007930), Short-chain dehydrogenase/reductase SDR (InterPro:IPR002198); BEST Arabidopsis thaliana protein match is: DOMAIN OF UNKNOWN FUNCTION 724 2 (TAIR:AT1G11420.1); Has 35333 Blast hits to 34131 proteins in 2444 species: Archae - 798; Bacteria - 22429; Metazoa - 974; Fungi - 991; Plants - 531; Viruses - 0; Other Eukaryotes - 9610 (source: NCBI BLink).), giving the protein MIPMTLTPSAMGLWLVPNHVSVKIPFGNREILVETGLMGRQASSAVTVTDGETIVFTSVCLADVPSEPSDFLPLYVHYQERFSAVGRTSGGFFKREGRTKDHEVTFLCLPAASYITGQEELKACLNDWKSNGLVVSGLVRDQREKLIQEVSSTFSGKLNILSPLAQGSGNNMGGSVMNGNTPPSLDSNESVSPVTSSPVITSTPLEHTEAGTKGKTVPKKTLQPMEMNQLERSEDNSRKRKRGELEHNSDLNETVLPSDWTPDPVKNFAADDDDEETKAKDATMVLPFVKKSPVWKIYESMEVFKRVPQSPHFSPLFEAKEDFREGFALGMMVTFSGVLEKVEDLKTDVPIRQLNSLKDSFTELEKHGFTVTAPLSRIAKLLALKDRQLKILEELKVFDKEMKDESSKKHKAEQEFGEMERKILEVKNKVLELQKQEAALEKQKDATYEKICKMESRARDLGVELEDVE
- the DUF6 gene encoding agenet domain protein (DOMAIN OF UNKNOWN FUNCTION 724 6) (DOMAIN OF UNKNOWN FUNCTION 724 6 (DUF6); FUNCTIONS IN: RNA binding; INVOLVED IN: biological_process unknown; LOCATED IN: nucleus; EXPRESSED IN: 28 plant structures; EXPRESSED DURING: 12 growth stages; CONTAINS InterPro DOMAIN/s: Tudor-like, plant (InterPro:IPR014002), Agenet (InterPro:IPR008395), Protein of unknown function DUF724 (InterPro:IPR007930); BEST Arabidopsis thaliana protein match is: Agenet domain-containing protein (TAIR:AT1G26540.1); Has 654 Blast hits to 571 proteins in 116 species: Archae - 0; Bacteria - 26; Metazoa - 156; Fungi - 34; Plants - 356; Viruses - 0; Other Eukaryotes - 82 (source: NCBI BLink).), coding for MEETIRKGSEVEVSSTEEGFADAWFRGILQENPTKSGRKKLRVRYLTLLNDDALSPLIENIEPRFIRPVPPENEYNGIVLEEGTVVDADHKDGWWTGVIIKKLENGKFWVYYDSPPDIIEFERNQLRPHLRWSGWKWLRPDIQELDKSMFSSGTMAEVSTIVDKAEVAWFPAMIIKEIEVDGEKKFIVKDCNKHLSFSGDEARTNSTIDSSRVRPTPPPFPVEKYELMDRVEVFRGSVWRQGLVRGVLDHNCYMVCLVVTKEEPVVKHSDLRPCKVWEDGVWQDGPKQTPVIETPSNVMKTKPMRSCSGAKSMTPKRTTKHARRSLNLEKSAETLTKAESRAATGELRSKRANDVINDNTPLVITPQVKPIASVEPVTPSRVRTATPLKQTKADTQGKSSPKKTLEPMRDENGLENSTRQKVLEEKNSEKKGRKRKRQEEHNSDLKETDESCNGQMAEINDTSSICNDVDDQPLAAWINLPTETSIDHSPIVVNNAAIATDVEERQANDTLMILPFAKKSPFWKMYETQEVCKIAPQSPHFSPLFEAKEELREWTAVGMMVSFYGLLEEVKNLQLDVSPSTLGSLSCSFAELEKHGFDVAAPQSRINKMLSLQDERAKKAEERKGLEKKIEAGEIEGHTYEEEMAELELKILELKRQQVVAKEMKEATDKVTSGMKSYAEMINQEIEDLRLEFQSTASAPW
- the DUF6 gene encoding agenet domain protein (DOMAIN OF UNKNOWN FUNCTION 724 6) (DOMAIN OF UNKNOWN FUNCTION 724 6 (DUF6); FUNCTIONS IN: RNA binding; INVOLVED IN: biological_process unknown; LOCATED IN: nucleus; EXPRESSED IN: 28 plant structures; EXPRESSED DURING: 12 growth stages; CONTAINS InterPro DOMAIN/s: Agenet (InterPro:IPR008395), Tudor-like, plant (InterPro:IPR014002), Protein of unknown function DUF724 (InterPro:IPR007930); BEST Arabidopsis thaliana protein match is: Agenet domain-containing protein (TAIR:AT1G26540.1).), with product MEETIRKGSEVEVSSTEEGFADAWFRGILQENPTKSGRKKLRVRYLTLLNDDALSPLIENIEPRFIRPVPPENEYNGIVLEEGTVVDADHKDGWWTGVIIKKLENGKFWVYYDSPPDIIEFERNQLRPHLRWSGWKWLRPDIQELDKSMFSSGTMAEVSTIVDKAEVAWFPAMIIKEIEVDGEKKFIVKDCNKHLSFSGDEARTNSTIDSSRVRPTPPPFPVEKYELMDRVEVFRGSVWRQGLVRGVLDHNCYMVCLVVTKEEPVVKHSDLRPCKVWEDGQTPVIETPSNVMKTKPMRSCSGAKSMTPKRTTKHARRSLNLEKSAETLTKAESRAATGELRSKRANDVINDNTPLVITPQVKPIASVEPVTPSRVRTATPLKQTKADTQGKSSPKKTLEPMRDENGLENSTRQKVLEEKNSEKKGRKRKRQEEHNSDLKETDESCNGQMAEINDTSSICNDVDDQPLAAWINLPTDNFFFFFFFIVLIYPETSIDHSPIVVNNAAIATDVEERQANDTLMILPFAKKSPFWKMYETQEVCKIAPQSPHFSPLFEAKEELREWTAVGMMVSFYGLLEEVKNLQLDVSPSTLGSLSCSFAELEKHGFDVAAPQSRINKMLSLQDERAKKAEERKGLEKKIEAGEIEGHTYEEEMAELELKILELKRQQVVAKEMKEATDKVTSGMKSYAEMINQEIEDLRLEFQSTASAPW